The genomic window CGTTTGAGTGAATATGCAAATCAACTTTAATATTTTCATCTAATGTCATAACTCTCCCTCATTTTTTTCGTCTCTTATTTTTATGTTTATACTTTTTACAGCTAATTGTTCTATATCTTTTATAAATCATATTACTTGCAGCACTAGAAGACTGCCTTAATACTTTACCTATAAAATTTCCAACTTTCTTGGAAATTATTCTAGAGTTATGAGCAAGTTCTTCACTTTCTGCTGCTTCTGCTATTAAGCCCACTATTTCTCCTAAGATTTTCACCTTATACTCAACTATTGTACCAGCAATTTGTCCTGAAGTATTTATTATTTTACCCCATACTTTCATTTATTGATTCACCAACCATAATAAGCTTCTTATTATATAATAAAAAGTGGCACTTAAAATGCCACTCTTTATTATAAATTTATTTATTTATTTCTTCATAATCTACATCTATTGCTTTAGATTGATATATATCTTTATTGTCATTATGATAAACTTGGCTTACTTCAAAATCATCATTTTGCCTCTTACTCGAAAATTTATTTGATTTATTAGATATATATTTTATACCTTTATAACCGAACCAAACAACTATAGCGAAAGGTAGTAATATAAATATACCTTTTAAAATCAAAAATAAAATTAGAATACCAATAACTATTGATGTTATTGACTTTATGGAATTTTTAATACCTACATTATTTCTATATTCCATTACTATACCTCTCTTTTATTTTTTTTATTAGGCACATTATATCATATTTTTATAAGCATAGTATTAATTAACCCTTAAAAAACCATTAATAATTTGTTAATTTTCAAAATTATTATAACCTTCTATAAATCTCATTTTTAAACTCATGAGCACTCTCTATAAAATTGTCTAGTTGGTTCAAAAGCCTGTCTTTTTCTTCATTTAAAGTGGCTGCTAAAGGTGCATAATTAGATGCATGGTTACTTCTAAAAACACATCCATTTACATTTAGGTTTTTTATAAATTCTCTTGTTTCAATCATAACTTCTTTAGGTGATAATAAAATCACTTCTCCATTCTCAACCTTATCATACATTTCAGTACCTGGCTCAACTAGTAAAGTTAAAACACCTAAATATTCTGGATTTATCGCACTAATTACTCTAGCTGACTCTACTGCATGGACTTTCCACTTTTCTTTTCCACCTAAACCTGATATAAGTGTTACTGATAACTTTATTCCTGTTTTCTTAACCTTTTGTCCTGCTTCAATAATTTCAGAAGCTGTAGCTCCTTTTTTTATGTCATTCAGTACTTCATCACTTCCTGATTCAATCCCAAGGTATATTATATCTAAGCCTAAATTTCTAAGTTTAATTAAATCTTCCTCACTTTTTCTTAATATATCTTTAGGTGTTGCATATATTCCTATTCTTTCACATTCAGGGAATAGCTCTTTTATCCTTACTATAATTTTTTCTAAGTCTTCTGTTTTTAGTACTAAAGCATCTCCATCGGCAAGAAATACTCTTTTAACTACACTATAATAATTTCTAGCCATCTCTAAGTCAACAAAAACATCCTCTAGCTTTCTTACTCTAAACTTTTTATCTTTAAACATATTGCAGAATGTGCATTTATTGTGAGAGCACCCTAAAGTAACTTGAATTATTAAGCTGTAAGCTTCACTTGGTGGTCTATATACTGCTCCTTCATACCTCATTAATTTGTCCCCCTATAAGTATATTTTGTACTTGTACATTTAGGATATTTTCTAGTATCCCATGAATGATCAAGCTGCATTTTTTCATCAGTTAAATTAAAATAGTTATATGTTACTATATCTTTTCCTGAGTAAGTAATTGGGTCATCCCATGTTACATCTAAATGATAATACTCATCTTCAATTTTAACCATATTCCAAGCATGAGAAACTGATGTAGAATCATTAAGTCCATAACCTACAACATATAAGCACTCAACTCCAGCCATATTTAATAATCTATACATAGCTCGAGCATATCCTGAACAAACACCTGTGCCTTTTATAAGAATACCATAATCTGTGTAAGACTCCATGGGAATATTATTCGTAAATACTCTTTTATCATAAGTTGAATTGTTGGCTATATAGTTGTGTATAGCTAGCTCTTTTTCATAATCACTCATACTAGAGTTAATAAGATTATTGATTATTTCTTTTGCTTTCTTCTCAGATAGTTCCTTCATATTCTTCATTTCTTCTTTTGAAAACTCATATTTAATGTTTATAGACATTTTAGCAGAACCATCACTATAAGAAGTTATTGAAGCTTCAGCTCCATTATAGCCATAATCAATATTAGGATTTTCTTCTATAATCTTATTTATTGTATCTAATTTATAATCTTTAGAATTGTAATTAACAATCTGTACTTCTAATTTATCCTCAAAATTATTCAAAGCATACTTTATTGCTGAATAAAATTTTTCATAACTATCTACTTTATATTGTGGTGCTGATGTAGTAAAATCCATTTTTGTGGGTTGTCCAATTTTCTTACCATCTGTAGACTTAAGCCCATCTTGAATAATTATAGAGTAAGTCTTTCCATAATCATATCCATTAATAGTTGAAACTTTAACAGAGTTATTATTTTCATCATAATTAAATTTAAGCTCAATATTTGTACTATCTGATTTATCTACAACCTTTATATTATTAATAGTTTCTGCATCAATTTTTTTATTAAAATTTATTGTCCAAACTTTACTAATGTCAACGTTACTTTTACCCTGAAAAATTTTATATGTAAGCTCAGTCGCAAAGGATTTTTCAAATGTAAAAAATAAAATTGCAAATAATAAAATCAGAAATATTCTTATCCCCTTACTATTTTCTCTCATAATATCCCCCCTTAAGTCCACTAGTATATTATCAACTCGTAAGTTTATAATCAATCGAATTATGCAATACCCTTACTTATTAATCATTAAATCAGTTGAAATTTTGTAAATAAGTCTTTCTATAATCCCTCTTAATTTATTAACTATTTCCATATTATTCATTCGTAATTGGAAGGTTAGAAAATGTCCTGCATATATAATGGAATAGAAATTTACAATTATTTGTTCATGCTTGTTAATACCCCATTGTTTACAAAGCTCTTCTACATAATACATACATTTAGTGTCTAAGTGCAATAATGTACCAGTCTGAACCAAAGCTACATTATATAAAGGGTCTCCATAACATACCCAATCAAAATCTATAATTCCTTCAATCCTACCTTTATTTATAATTACATTTCTTAAAGATACTTCATCTAAGAAGCATAATGGCCTAATTTTATTAAAATATTCTCTTAACAAAGTAAATATCCTAACTATATCTAATGAATAATTTACCCCTAAAACATCTTGAAAAATAATTTTTAATTGTCTCAATTCATTTTCTATAAATCCAGTCCAACTATTGAATGGTCCTCTTTCTCCTATGTTACACTTTCCAAATCCATTACCTTCTGGTAAACTCATAGCCATCTTTTGATACTCAACTATTTTTTTAGCTATATCCTTCATTTCATTAATGGACATTTGTTCTATTTCAAATCTTAAATCTCTTCCCTTAATTTTTTCTAAAATAACATAAGCAAAATTATATTTGTTTTTGCTTAAATCAATATATAATAGTTTGGGTACAGGTAGCCCTATTTCTTTTAGTTCTTTTAAATTATTCTCTAGTTTTTTAAAAATCTCTTGAGAATCATTTGTTCTAACTATAATTTCATCTTTATCTAACTTTACACTATATACCTTATTGGTAAAACCCAAATTCATTTTTTCTATTTTTAATGGATTTTCATTAATATTATCAATAACTAAATTTCTTATTTTCGATTCCATCCTACTTTTTCCACCTTAAACTGCTTATTAAATTTAGTTTTTCATATTTAATTATAATTTGTTTCAACAATATTCTCAATATATAAATATTTTAATGCTTAACTGTTTTCAAATAAACAAACTATTTAATTCGATCGATACATGAGCTGCATTTATGTTCCTTAAGCATGTACTAGTTATTATATATAAAAAATATAGTCTTAACAAATGTTACATAAAGTTTTACCATAGTACTATGGTAACTAAATTCCAAAGGGAGAGAATATCTTGAAAATAACAACCTTAATCGAAAATAATTTAGATGAAAATAAAAACTTAATTAAAGAACACGGACTACCTATAATTAAAATATAAACTATCTTATTAATATGTAAACTTTTTCTGTTTGTTTAAATGCAATAAGTTTTAAATAATTAAGTTTTAAATTATTCTAAACTTATTGTATTTTCTGTTTTTTTGTTATAATATAGTACTTATATTTTAACTCAAGTAGAAATTGTAATAAAAGGAGGATTATACTATGAAATCAATAATAACTGTATTAGGTAAAGACAAAACAGGAATTATAGCTTCTATAAGCTCTGTTCTTGCAGAATCAAATGTAAATATTCTAGACATAAGCCAAACAATTCTTCAAGAATATTTTACAATGATAATGCTAGTAGATTTATCTAAAGCTACTAAAAACTTCAATGAATTAAAAGATATTCTTGCTAGCAAAGGTATGGATATGGGGCTATCTGTAAAAATTCAACATGAGGATATATTTAACTCTATGCATAATATATAAAGTAGAAGGGGTGTGAAGTACGTGATAAACCAAAGCCAAATAATAGAAACTATAAAAATGATCGAAAAAGAAAAATTAGACATACGTACTATTACTATGGGTATTTCCTTAAGAGATTGCTGTTCTTTTGATGGTAAAAAATCTAGAGATAAAATATACGACAAAATAACTAGATATGCAGAAAATCTAGTTAAAGTTGGATATGAAATTGAAACTGAATATGGAATACCTATTATTAATAAAAGAGTATCTGTAACTCCTATTGCTTTAATAGCAGAATCCTGTGGAGATGATAATTATGTAGAGTTTGCAAAAACCCTAGACCGAGCTGCAAAAACTTTAGGTATAGATTTTATAGGAGGTTTTTCTGCTTTAGTACATAAAGGATATTCTATTGGTGATAGAAAATTAATCCAGTCTATTCCAGAAGCATTAAGTGTAACAGATAAAGTTTGCTCTTCTGTAAATATAGGCACAAGTAAAAATGGTATAAATATGGATGCAGTAAAAGAAATGGGGCATATAATAAAAAAGGCTGCTGAATTAACTAAAGACTCTAGTAGCATAGGCTGTGCTAAACTTGTTGTATTTGCTAACGCCGTAGAGGATAATCCTTTTATGGCAGGAGCTTTTCATGGAATTGGGGAAGCAGAATCTATAATTAACGTAGGTGTAAGCGGACCAGGAACTGTAAAATCAGCTCTTGAAACAGTTAAAGGTGAAAGTTTTGATGTAGTCGCAGAAACTATAAAGAAAACAGCTTTTAAAATAACAAGAATGGGGCAACTTGTTGCTGAGGAAGCTTCTAGAAGATTAAATGTTCCTTTTGGAATAATAGATTTATCTTTAGCACCTACTCCTGCTGTTGGTGATAGTGTTGCTCACGTTTTAGAGGAAATGGGAATTGAAAGTTGTGGAGCTCCAGGTACAACAGCTGCTCTCGCTTTATTAAACGATGCTGTTAAAAAAGGTGGCATAATGGCTGCTTCTAGTGTGGGAGGATTAAGTGGCGCATTTATCCCTGTTAGTGAAGATGCAGGAATGATAGATGCAGTACTTAATAATTCATTAAATATTGAAAAACTTGAAGCTATGACTTGTGTTTGTTCTGTAGGTTTGGATATGATAGCTATACCTGGAGATACTCCTGCAGAAACAATATCTGCTATAATAGCAGATGAAGCAGCTATAGGTGTAATCAACAACAAAACTACTGCTGTTAGAATAATACCTGTTTACGGCAAAACTTTAGGAGATAAAGTTGAATTTGGCGGACTACTTGGTAGTGCTCCTATAATGAGAGTAAGTAACTTTAGTAGTGCTGATTTTGTAAATAGAGGTGGACACATACCTGCACCAATACACAGCTTTAAGAATTAACAATAAAATACTGAATAAACATACATACTACCACTGAAAGTCTGAAAAAATACTTTAGTTTAAAGATCTTGTGACATTAGGAGGAAAATCATCCTTTAGTCTTCCTCTTCTCCCAAATATGCATGTTAAACTGTATTAATTATAAAAAATCAAGGCAGAGGAACAAGGTTTTCTTATATATGTAGTTAGCAGATTAAACTTTGAAGTAGTAATTAGAAGTACTTAAGGTGTAGGTTTCTAAAAATGTGTAATTGTCGGAATGGACTCCGACAGCCGAGGTGGGGAACGGACTCCCCATAGCGAGGGTAACATTTTTAGAAGAATACACCTTTAGTACTTCTTTGCGTGCTGAAGGTTTAATGGATAACTACATATATTTAGAAAACCTATTCCTCTGCCGTTATCCATTAAGTCGTAATATTATTCAAATATCACTTATTACATTTTTAACCCATTTATTTGATATAAACCTTCTAAGAGCTGTAATAGCTTTAATTACTTCCTCTATAGTTACCAGCGCATATACAACATACACTGGTAATTTAAATAAAAATGCTCCTATAAATGATATTGGAACACCTATGCACCACATTGTTATAGCTTCTAGTTTTAATGCATATTTTGTGTCTCCTCCACCTCTTAAGATTCCAACTATGGTAGTTATATTAAATACCCTTACAAGCATTATAAGTGACATAATATAAAGAATAATTAAACTATCATGATAAACCTCATTAGAAATATTAAAAAACTGTAGTATTCTCTTAGAATTCAAATATAACATTGATGCTAAACCTAGAGCTATAACACAAGCAAGTTTTATTAATTTCTTGCCATATTGTTTTGCTTCTTCTTCACAATTAGCTCCTATTTTGTTTCCAATCATAACTACGGAAGCATTAGCTATTCCAAAAATTATAACCATGAATAAATTTTGTACTGTATTACATATCTGAATAGACGCCATTGCTTTAGCTCCTATTCTTCCATAGGCTACAGAATATATGACAAAGCCTAATCCCCAACACGCTTCATTTAAAACTACTGAACTAACTGTTTTAAATACTTTAATTCCAAATTCTTTACCAAAATTCAACATTTCATTAAACTTGGCAGCTAGTACTCCTTTAGATAAATATATATATACTATTAGTATAATACATTCAAATACTCTAGCTATTACAGTAGCCAAAGCCGCACCCTTAACACCCATAGGTTTTGCTCCAAAATGGCCAAATATAAATATATAATTGAAAAATACATTACTTAAAAGGGCAAAACTACTTACTATCATAGGCAATACAGCATGTTCAATACATCGAGATGCAAAAGCAAAATTAAAAGTTATTGCTGTAAATATATAACTTAAACAAACTACTCTAATATATTGAGAGCCAAGCTCTATTACTTGTGGGTTTGTATTAAATATCCCTATAATTTGTTTTGGGAAAATAGCAGCTACTAAAGTAAATATAACAGCAATACTTCCTCCAGATACTAATCCTATTCCTAGCATTTTCCTTATATTTTTTATATCTTTTCTTCCCCAAAACTGAGATACAAAAATTCCACACCCGCTAAATACTCCCATAATAATTAAATTAAACAGAAAAAAATACTGATTTGCTATTCCTACAGAAGCAATTTCAATTTCTCCTAACTTTCCAATCATCATAGTATCAATCATATTTAATGAAGATACTATAAAATTTTGAATTATTATAGGAAATGCTACTTTTAATAAGGTTCTGTGAAAACTTTGCTCCTTTAAATTACTAACAATTTTTCCTTCCATGTAACCCCTCCATCAAAAAAATAAACCACTTTGAAGGTTTTTCAAAGTGGTTTGCTTCTTCACTTTAAGTTCATAGAACTTATATATATAACATATTTTTAGAATTTACACCCATATTATATCATATATGAAAATTTATATCATGTGTTTTTTATTATCTTAAATTCATAATTCTTTTAAAAATACGATTCATTTAACACTCTTAAAATATTCTATAACTTGCTAAACAAAGTTTTAATTTAATAAAAAGCCAAGGTGCACCTACTGTCATCCATAACCCAATAAAAGTATATCTAACAAAATCAAAAATTAAATGTTGTGGTAATATAATCTTTAAAACAGACTTAAATACCAAAACTATAGTTATTCCTATTATTAGTTTTAATATATTTTGAATCAAATTTCCTTTTTCCTTAAACTTTATGTATTTACTTTCTATAGCATATCCAATACTCAATCCAACAACAGTTCCAGAAGCTGTATAATAATCATGTGATTTAAAAAAGTGTAATCCTATAACTATAGGAATTATAATAATCAAAAGAGTAGTTTTACTTCCCCCATCTTCTAAATAATCGAATATTTTATTAGCTATAATTACCCAAATTAAAGCAAAAATAAATCCACCTATAATATCTATAGGCCTATGAACTCCTAAATATATTCTAGAAAATGCTACTAATATTATGATTACTGTTCCTAAAATATATGTCCATTTTCTCTTTATGTTACTCATCATACAAGCCCAAAAGGTTGTTATTCCCTGAGTATGCCCACTTGGAAATGAATATCCCGTTGCAGTTTCTATTCTAAGACTTCTTATACCCTCTGTACCAAAAACCCTAGGAACTTTTAAAGCTTCTTTAATCCCTCCATTAAATATCATACTTGAAATAAGCGTAAACCCTAATCTATATCCAAACTTTTTATTAATGCACCAAAATATAATAGCTATTACTAATATAAAAAAATATTCTTCTCCCATCATAGTAATAAACTCTGCTAGTTTATCTAAAACAGGATTGGAAAAGCTCTGAAAATACTTTATAATTTTCAAATTAATCTCGCTAGTCAAGAAGTCACTCAAAACTTAATCCTCCTAAGTATAAGATAATAAGTTATTTTATCATAAGTTAAGTAAATATTCTACCAAGTACTACTTTTATTAGTAAATTACTAACTTTCATAGCAAAAAATAAATTACTATAATATTCTAGTATTTGTTGGATATACTAATAGATAAATATACTGTAAAATTGGTAGGTGAAATTATGAGGATTCCTAAACATATAGGTGTAATACCTGATGGTAATAGGCGATGGTCTTTATTAAATGGAATGTCTAAAGAAAAAGGATATTCTTGGGGGCTTGCACCTGGTTTAATGCTATTTAAGTTATGCCAAAAAATAGGAGTGAAAGAATTGACTTTTTATGGATTTACAACTGATAATACTAAAAGGCCTAAAATCCAGAGAGAAGCATTTTCTAAAGCTTGTGTTGAAGCTGTAGAGATGTTAAGTCATGAAAACGCTGAATTATTAGTTGTGGGAAATTATGATTCTCCCATGTTTCCAAAAGAACTTTTAAATTATACAACTCGAAAAACCTTTGGAAAAGGAGGAACAAAAGTAAATTTCTTAGTTAATTATGGTTGGGAATGGGATTTAGGCAATTTAATTGAAAATAAATCTACTAACCGAAAAACTATAAACAATTACATAAAAAGCAATGATATATCTAGAGTAGATCTTATTATAAGATGGGGAGGAAGAAGACGTTTAAGTGGATTTTTGCCAATACAATCTATATATTCAGATTTTTATGTTGTAGATAAATATTGGCCTGATTTTAATCAAGATCAATTTTATGAAGCATTAAAATGGTATGAGACTCAAGATATAACTCTTGGAGGCTAGAAATCATTTGATGAAACTCAATTACCTGAACTAAATAAAATTTTACTTTCTCATTACTAATGAAATCAATAAATTAAAAATATAAACTTAGAAATGCTAAGTAATGGGCTGTAGCACTAATAATAACTCCTACAATATATTGTATTGAATTTAAACTTTCAAAACAGTATATTGTATGTAAATTTCTTAATGCCACAGCCCCAAAAGCTATAATTAAAATTGTTTAATAAATTATAATAACTCAATAAATTTTTAAATAAAACTAACTTTAAAAGTTTGATTCTTAATATAAAATTATATCTTTGTAATAAACTACTAAACATCATAACATCAAACAATCTATATTAAAGCTGAAATCAAAATCATTAAAGAACCTATTAATATAAATACATCTGCAAAATTAAACACAGGACATTTTCTAAAATTAATATATATAAAATCAACTACTCCATCATATAAAACCCTATCTACTAGATTTGAAAATCCCCCTCCTATCATAAAAGAGATTCCCGTCTTCAAAAGAGATTGACCTTCATTTTGTATTAATAATATTAAATAAATAATCATAGCAAGAAGTAAAATTAAACTAACTTTAATTATCATCTTTATTTTTCCTGTTAATAAACTAAAAGCTACTCCTCTGTTCTCAACCACGAACAACTGGATTTTTTGTTTCATTAAATATACTGTTTTATCATTT from Clostridium sp. MB40-C1 includes these protein-coding regions:
- a CDS encoding radical SAM protein, with the protein product MRYEGAVYRPPSEAYSLIIQVTLGCSHNKCTFCNMFKDKKFRVRKLEDVFVDLEMARNYYSVVKRVFLADGDALVLKTEDLEKIIVRIKELFPECERIGIYATPKDILRKSEEDLIKLRNLGLDIIYLGIESGSDEVLNDIKKGATASEIIEAGQKVKKTGIKLSVTLISGLGGKEKWKVHAVESARVISAINPEYLGVLTLLVEPGTEMYDKVENGEVILLSPKEVMIETREFIKNLNVNGCVFRSNHASNYAPLAATLNEEKDRLLNQLDNFIESAHEFKNEIYRRL
- a CDS encoding transglutaminase domain-containing protein → MRENSKGIRIFLILLFAILFFTFEKSFATELTYKIFQGKSNVDISKVWTINFNKKIDAETINNIKVVDKSDSTNIELKFNYDENNNSVKVSTINGYDYGKTYSIIIQDGLKSTDGKKIGQPTKMDFTTSAPQYKVDSYEKFYSAIKYALNNFEDKLEVQIVNYNSKDYKLDTINKIIEENPNIDYGYNGAEASITSYSDGSAKMSINIKYEFSKEEMKNMKELSEKKAKEIINNLINSSMSDYEKELAIHNYIANNSTYDKRVFTNNIPMESYTDYGILIKGTGVCSGYARAMYRLLNMAGVECLYVVGYGLNDSTSVSHAWNMVKIEDEYYHLDVTWDDPITYSGKDIVTYNYFNLTDEKMQLDHSWDTRKYPKCTSTKYTYRGTN
- a CDS encoding phosphotransferase, which encodes MESKIRNLVIDNINENPLKIEKMNLGFTNKVYSVKLDKDEIIVRTNDSQEIFKKLENNLKELKEIGLPVPKLLYIDLSKNKYNFAYVILEKIKGRDLRFEIEQMSINEMKDIAKKIVEYQKMAMSLPEGNGFGKCNIGERGPFNSWTGFIENELRQLKIIFQDVLGVNYSLDIVRIFTLLREYFNKIRPLCFLDEVSLRNVIINKGRIEGIIDFDWVCYGDPLYNVALVQTGTLLHLDTKCMYYVEELCKQWGINKHEQIIVNFYSIIYAGHFLTFQLRMNNMEIVNKLRGIIERLIYKISTDLMINK
- a CDS encoding ACT domain-containing protein, whose translation is MKSIITVLGKDKTGIIASISSVLAESNVNILDISQTILQEYFTMIMLVDLSKATKNFNELKDILASKGMDMGLSVKIQHEDIFNSMHNI
- a CDS encoding PFL family protein; this translates as MINQSQIIETIKMIEKEKLDIRTITMGISLRDCCSFDGKKSRDKIYDKITRYAENLVKVGYEIETEYGIPIINKRVSVTPIALIAESCGDDNYVEFAKTLDRAAKTLGIDFIGGFSALVHKGYSIGDRKLIQSIPEALSVTDKVCSSVNIGTSKNGINMDAVKEMGHIIKKAAELTKDSSSIGCAKLVVFANAVEDNPFMAGAFHGIGEAESIINVGVSGPGTVKSALETVKGESFDVVAETIKKTAFKITRMGQLVAEEASRRLNVPFGIIDLSLAPTPAVGDSVAHVLEEMGIESCGAPGTTAALALLNDAVKKGGIMAASSVGGLSGAFIPVSEDAGMIDAVLNNSLNIEKLEAMTCVCSVGLDMIAIPGDTPAETISAIIADEAAIGVINNKTTAVRIIPVYGKTLGDKVEFGGLLGSAPIMRVSNFSSADFVNRGGHIPAPIHSFKN
- a CDS encoding MATE family efflux transporter encodes the protein MEGKIVSNLKEQSFHRTLLKVAFPIIIQNFIVSSLNMIDTMMIGKLGEIEIASVGIANQYFFLFNLIIMGVFSGCGIFVSQFWGRKDIKNIRKMLGIGLVSGGSIAVIFTLVAAIFPKQIIGIFNTNPQVIELGSQYIRVVCLSYIFTAITFNFAFASRCIEHAVLPMIVSSFALLSNVFFNYIFIFGHFGAKPMGVKGAALATVIARVFECIILIVYIYLSKGVLAAKFNEMLNFGKEFGIKVFKTVSSVVLNEACWGLGFVIYSVAYGRIGAKAMASIQICNTVQNLFMVIIFGIANASVVMIGNKIGANCEEEAKQYGKKLIKLACVIALGLASMLYLNSKRILQFFNISNEVYHDSLIILYIMSLIMLVRVFNITTIVGILRGGGDTKYALKLEAITMWCIGVPISFIGAFLFKLPVYVVYALVTIEEVIKAITALRRFISNKWVKNVISDI
- a CDS encoding phosphatase PAP2 family protein; amino-acid sequence: MSDFLTSEINLKIIKYFQSFSNPVLDKLAEFITMMGEEYFFILVIAIIFWCINKKFGYRLGFTLISSMIFNGGIKEALKVPRVFGTEGIRSLRIETATGYSFPSGHTQGITTFWACMMSNIKRKWTYILGTVIIILVAFSRIYLGVHRPIDIIGGFIFALIWVIIANKIFDYLEDGGSKTTLLIIIIPIVIGLHFFKSHDYYTASGTVVGLSIGYAIESKYIKFKEKGNLIQNILKLIIGITIVLVFKSVLKIILPQHLIFDFVRYTFIGLWMTVGAPWLFIKLKLCLASYRIF
- the uppS gene encoding polyprenyl diphosphate synthase, whose protein sequence is MRIPKHIGVIPDGNRRWSLLNGMSKEKGYSWGLAPGLMLFKLCQKIGVKELTFYGFTTDNTKRPKIQREAFSKACVEAVEMLSHENAELLVVGNYDSPMFPKELLNYTTRKTFGKGGTKVNFLVNYGWEWDLGNLIENKSTNRKTINNYIKSNDISRVDLIIRWGGRRRLSGFLPIQSIYSDFYVVDKYWPDFNQDQFYEALKWYETQDITLGG
- the lspA gene encoding signal peptidase II — translated: MLFFISIIIIVVLDRLSKSMAVKKLNDKTVYLMKQKIQLFVVENRGVAFSLLTGKIKMIIKVSLILLLAMIIYLILLIQNEGQSLLKTGISFMIGGGFSNLVDRVLYDGVVDFIYINFRKCPVFNFADVFILIGSLMILISALI